The Syngnathus typhle isolate RoL2023-S1 ecotype Sweden linkage group LG14, RoL_Styp_1.0, whole genome shotgun sequence genome segment GTCGAGTTGTCGCCCCTGAAGTTGACATCTGTCGTCTCTTGAAGCGCTTCATCCACTTTCTTCTCGAGCGCGTTCATGCGGGAGTGGAATTCCTTGGTCTGCTTCATCATCTCCTTAACCTCAGCACCCATTTTTTCCTTCTCCTCCCGTTCGGCCTTCACCACTTTGTCTTGCTCAGTCTGCGTTCCCTCCAGCGCGACCATCGTGGCGTTGAAAGCTTTCAGTCGGCCGCTGATGTCCCTCATCTGGGCTTTGGTCTTGTCTACATGCTCCTTGAGACCTTGGCCCAGCTGAAGCAGGCCGTGGGCCACCACGTTGACGTCATCCCACGAGGCGTACTTGTCTCCCCTGTTCACGGGGAAACCCGCCGCTGCGTTGAAGAGCAGCACGGGGACGAGGATGGTCTGAAGCGTCTTCATCTTggctttgtttggattggattgGCGTTCTTGTTGTCTGTGGTTTGCCGCGGACGGTTTTTATAGCTGAGCGCTCCGGCCCAGGCTTGCTGTGATTGGCTGCGAGGCTTTGGAGGTGGATAGTTTGGGGAGTGGAAACAGGTCACTACTTGTAAAATGACGCAATCCAAGCACTTTGTTTCTGGCAGACATTTATGATTGTGGTAAAGGTTGTTTTCCTAAAATATTACAATCCAATTGGAGTAGAAAGAATATTGTTTTTGAAAGATGATGCAGAATTTGAAATGCTCAATTAACGCTTCTGTTAATTTAAAGTATTTGGCTAGGTTGTTTTTAATAGACCTTAAGGACCTTCAACATGAGATTAGAATAAGAAATTCAgcttcattcattaaaaaatgtca includes the following:
- the LOC133166896 gene encoding angiopoietin-related protein 4-like; the encoded protein is MKTLQTILVPVLLFNAAAGFPVNRGDKYASWDDVNVVAHGLLQLGQGLKEHVDKTKAQMRDISGRLKAFNATMVALEGTQTEQDKVVKAEREEKEKMGAEVKEMMKQTKEFHSRMNALEKKVDEALQETTDVNFRGDNSTMSFIQKIMAVQNRRIDQMVDKIRQQQDKLDKQSSHLLTLQKKVSHRGVRFLRRRHEETALTGNTAPTDAQRGRKHSERSLGASFQQR